The Bacteroidota bacterium genome window below encodes:
- a CDS encoding BamA/TamA family outer membrane protein, with product MLFLFASNCFSQTKIKSISVKGNDFFSETDILSMMILKKGSEYSEKQFGEDLRTIRTRYKAEGFLLAKIDEGTKIFNSDSSTVELHVDVKEGNRIVVGQLIIEGNEKLSQKEIFSVFETKAGEVLRDNTLNNDIVELLRLYEKNGLPFANVVIKDVSLYGEGKDEKLKVELVISENSKVQIDQIKIRGNDETKESVILREVKLPKDKTVNIEFLANLKRRLERLNIFESVQDPKIYSLKNKKQSGLLIEVKEGNTNTFDGILGYVPPATDNDKGYLTGLVNVSFRNLFGTGRKIEAKYQAEVRSTQELAFNYSEPFVFNLPVYATLGFLQRLQDTTYTRRKIDLKGDVLFSDYFTVSGIVGYERIIPTDSSRYFFKIADSQTFLTGLELKYDSRDNIYAPSKGILYTTNYTYGNKQVFNIADLVGLGYQEKFIVQKYSINLDLYLSFLKRQTLLLRGFAGEVRSDKLEDSDFFRIGGNKNIRGYRDEQFLASRLAYGNIEPRYSVSRKSFVFGFYDFGYYFKPDDIANNIAEQQGFLFGYGFGIRLETQLGIIGVTYGLGKGDSFLDGKINFGLVNNF from the coding sequence TTGCTTTTTCTTTTTGCATCGAATTGTTTTTCGCAGACAAAGATAAAATCAATATCCGTTAAGGGGAACGATTTTTTCTCTGAGACCGATATATTATCTATGATGATTTTAAAAAAAGGATCTGAGTACAGCGAAAAACAATTCGGAGAAGATTTGAGAACTATAAGAACAAGATATAAAGCTGAAGGATTTTTACTGGCTAAAATTGATGAAGGCACTAAAATTTTTAATTCGGATTCTTCCACTGTGGAATTGCATGTTGATGTAAAAGAAGGAAATAGAATTGTAGTAGGGCAGTTAATAATAGAAGGAAACGAAAAACTTTCTCAGAAGGAAATTTTTTCTGTGTTTGAGACTAAGGCGGGAGAAGTGTTAAGAGATAATACTCTTAACAATGATATTGTTGAGCTGTTAAGACTCTACGAAAAAAACGGACTTCCGTTTGCAAATGTTGTTATAAAAGATGTTTCATTGTATGGTGAAGGCAAAGATGAAAAATTAAAAGTTGAGCTGGTAATAAGTGAAAATTCGAAAGTCCAGATTGATCAGATAAAAATAAGAGGCAATGATGAAACGAAAGAAAGTGTGATTCTCCGTGAAGTAAAACTGCCGAAGGACAAAACAGTGAATATAGAATTTCTTGCAAATCTCAAACGCAGATTAGAAAGACTGAATATTTTTGAATCAGTTCAGGATCCGAAAATTTATTCGCTGAAGAATAAAAAACAATCGGGACTCTTAATAGAAGTAAAAGAGGGAAACACAAATACGTTTGATGGAATACTTGGCTATGTTCCGCCGGCAACAGATAATGATAAAGGATATTTAACGGGACTTGTAAACGTTTCATTCAGAAATCTTTTCGGTACGGGTAGAAAAATAGAAGCAAAGTATCAGGCTGAGGTCCGCTCAACGCAGGAACTGGCTTTCAATTATTCGGAACCATTCGTGTTTAACTTACCTGTATATGCAACTCTTGGATTTCTGCAGCGGCTTCAGGACACAACTTACACAAGAAGAAAAATTGATTTAAAGGGTGATGTGTTATTCAGTGACTACTTTACTGTGAGCGGGATAGTCGGATATGAGAGAATCATTCCGACTGATTCCAGCAGATATTTTTTTAAAATTGCTGACTCGCAAACCTTTTTAACGGGACTGGAACTGAAGTATGATTCACGTGATAACATATACGCACCAAGCAAAGGTATTTTATATACAACAAATTATACTTACGGTAATAAGCAAGTTTTTAATATAGCTGATTTGGTTGGGCTGGGATATCAGGAAAAATTTATCGTTCAAAAATATTCAATCAATCTGGATTTATATCTTTCATTTCTTAAGAGACAGACATTGCTTTTGCGGGGATTTGCAGGTGAAGTGCGCTCTGATAAACTTGAAGACTCGGATTTTTTCAGAATCGGCGGTAATAAAAATATCAGAGGATACCGCGACGAACAATTTCTTGCATCACGATTAGCATACGGAAATATTGAACCAAGATATTCCGTCTCCCGAAAAAGTTTTGTTTTCGGTTTTTATGACTTCGGATATTATTTTAAGCCTGATGATATTGCAAATAACATTGCTGAGCAGCAGGGATTTTTATTTGGTTACGGTTTCGGAATAAGACTGGAAACGCAGCTTGGTATTATTGGTGTAACTTACGGGTTAGGAAAAGGTGATAGTTTCCTTGACGGAAAAATTAATTTTGGTCTGGTAAACAATTTTTAA
- a CDS encoding DUF2851 family protein has translation MKKLNINESFISRIWETPSYYSDVLLTTENKTLEILDYGEKNSDAGPDFKDAQIRIDGILYSGDIEIHQTFKNWKEHNHKGDNKYNKVVLQVVFWDEENDDKKVIPKVKKAREIPTVILSKFLKQSIHSIWKEIINNPSPKFKLPCYPKNFEVDLNFKKRFISHLSYKRLQYKTLRIKNRLEDFEETRNKKSTWEKILFEFICEALGYSKNKSQFLKLARSLEFTELPDDKIFIDAVLFGSAGFLYNLRYKDEYISLLKVIWNEAEDKTFHTILDKSEWNFFRLRPSNFPTIRLAYASGLLHSIIYKNFLKEVVSIFNSEEKVYQKLVDLFLNIEISEYWKNHYVFGKETKSGTKYIGKERINDIITNVIIPFVYFYALEFDIFETQGKVLSFYDKLKCISSNEITRVMSAQLDFKPKTIADEQGLIHLHNFYCIKGKCYDCEIGEKIFGSDKVSEPMRIIIY, from the coding sequence ATGAAAAAACTTAACATTAACGAGAGTTTTATTTCACGTATCTGGGAAACGCCATCGTACTATAGTGATGTTTTATTAACGACTGAAAATAAAACACTTGAAATATTGGATTACGGCGAAAAGAATTCAGATGCGGGTCCTGATTTTAAAGACGCGCAGATAAGAATAGACGGAATTTTGTATTCAGGAGATATTGAGATTCACCAAACATTCAAAAACTGGAAAGAACATAACCATAAAGGTGATAATAAGTATAATAAAGTCGTGCTTCAGGTTGTGTTCTGGGATGAAGAAAATGACGATAAAAAAGTAATTCCTAAAGTTAAGAAGGCACGGGAAATTCCTACTGTAATTCTATCAAAATTTTTAAAGCAGTCCATTCATTCAATCTGGAAAGAGATAATAAATAACCCTTCACCTAAATTTAAGCTGCCTTGTTATCCAAAAAACTTTGAAGTCGATCTGAACTTTAAGAAGAGATTTATCTCTCACTTAAGCTATAAAAGATTACAATATAAAACTCTTCGCATTAAAAACCGCCTGGAGGATTTTGAGGAGACGCGGAATAAAAAATCTACCTGGGAGAAAATACTGTTTGAATTTATCTGTGAAGCGCTCGGCTATTCAAAAAATAAATCACAATTTCTGAAGCTTGCCAGGAGCCTGGAATTTACTGAATTACCTGATGATAAAATTTTCATTGATGCTGTGTTATTCGGCTCCGCAGGATTTCTGTATAACTTAAGATACAAAGACGAATACATATCACTTTTAAAAGTAATCTGGAATGAAGCTGAAGATAAAACTTTTCACACCATATTGGATAAATCCGAATGGAATTTCTTTCGTCTTCGCCCTTCTAATTTTCCAACTATAAGATTAGCATATGCAAGCGGCTTGCTGCATTCAATTATCTATAAAAATTTTCTGAAAGAAGTTGTATCAATTTTTAACAGTGAAGAAAAAGTTTATCAGAAATTAGTTGATTTATTTTTAAATATAGAAATTTCTGAATACTGGAAAAATCACTACGTATTCGGAAAAGAAACTAAATCAGGAACAAAATATATTGGCAAGGAGAGAATCAATGATATAATTACAAACGTAATTATTCCCTTCGTTTATTTTTATGCTCTTGAATTCGATATATTTGAAACACAGGGTAAGGTACTCAGCTTCTATGACAAACTTAAATGCATCAGCTCAAATGAAATTACCAGAGTAATGAGCGCTCAGTTGGATTTCAAACCTAAAACTATTGCAGACGAGCAGGGATTAATACACCTTCATAATTTTTATTGTATAAAGGGGAAATGTTATGACTGTGAGATCGGAGAAAAGATTTTTGGTTCAGATAAAGTAAGCGAACCTATGAGAATTATTATTTATTAG
- a CDS encoding tetratricopeptide repeat protein: MKKVFMLKINLSLLTLLFAAFLFSSCSKSANVKPEQAYLDDAKKLYDEKKFDESIAAYRELIKNYPTSEKNAIFAYNQIAGIYFDGLKDYQKTVDTYRELAEKYPNSKEAKQSLFMVAFTYDEYMKDKDKAKDAYKKFLEKYPQDTDANDKMSESARTMLQVLESGKTIEDMIKENAGNNEKTTKTPSKDTVKVTKDTTKTKK, encoded by the coding sequence TTGAAAAAAGTATTTATGCTGAAAATTAACTTATCACTGCTGACCTTATTGTTTGCGGCTTTTCTCTTTTCTTCATGTTCAAAATCTGCAAATGTAAAACCTGAACAGGCTTATTTAGATGATGCAAAAAAACTTTATGACGAAAAAAAGTTTGATGAGTCAATCGCTGCCTACAGAGAGTTAATAAAAAATTACCCTACATCAGAAAAGAACGCAATCTTTGCATACAATCAGATTGCAGGAATTTATTTCGACGGCTTAAAAGATTATCAGAAAACTGTTGATACATACAGAGAGCTTGCTGAAAAATATCCGAACTCCAAAGAAGCTAAGCAGTCATTATTCATGGTTGCGTTTACTTACGATGAATACATGAAGGATAAGGATAAAGCAAAAGATGCTTATAAAAAATTCCTGGAAAAATATCCGCAGGATACAGATGCCAATGATAAAATGAGTGAGTCTGCAAGAACAATGCTTCAGGTACTGGAATCAGGCAAGACAATTGAAGACATGATAAAAGAGAACGCAGGCAACAACGAGAAAACAACAAAAACTCCTTCAAAGGATACAGTAAAGGTTACAAAAGATACAACCAAAACAAAGAAATAA
- a CDS encoding DUF58 domain-containing protein — translation MTPDFKKYLVPSVVARLSNIELKAKSVVEGFMTGLHKSPYHGFSVEFAEHRQYMPGDDLKFLDWKVYARTGRYYIKRFEEETNLKSYILLDISKSMDFSSNKSKDTSAEKKGIAKLFGKTKSPIEESKSYLTKLEYGSYVAASLAYLMLLQRDAISLTTYDTKIQNYISPRATDSNLKLMLHALNNIQSTDKTGTARCLNEIADKVKRRGLVIIISDLFDDQKEVLSALRHFKYTKNEVIVFQILDPVELSFLSGNPVTLKDMETQEEMFSQPFVIQKAYQEAVKEFTDVYKTECAKSDIDYIMLSTESTFDKALINYLSKRMKMM, via the coding sequence ATGACTCCCGACTTCAAAAAATATCTTGTTCCCTCTGTTGTTGCAAGACTATCCAATATTGAGCTGAAAGCAAAGTCAGTTGTGGAAGGCTTTATGACGGGTCTGCACAAATCGCCTTATCACGGATTCAGCGTTGAGTTTGCAGAGCACCGCCAATACATGCCCGGGGACGATCTGAAATTTCTTGACTGGAAAGTTTATGCAAGAACGGGAAGATATTATATTAAAAGATTTGAAGAAGAGACAAACTTAAAATCGTACATACTTCTTGATATCAGCAAGTCAATGGATTTTTCTTCCAACAAAAGCAAAGATACTTCTGCTGAAAAGAAAGGTATTGCAAAATTGTTCGGGAAGACAAAATCTCCCATAGAAGAATCTAAATCATATCTTACAAAACTTGAGTACGGTTCATATGTTGCCGCTTCGCTTGCTTATCTTATGCTGCTTCAAAGAGATGCTATTTCCCTTACAACGTACGATACGAAAATCCAGAATTATATTTCACCCAGGGCAACTGATTCGAATTTAAAACTCATGCTTCACGCTCTTAACAATATTCAATCAACCGATAAAACGGGAACTGCCCGCTGCCTTAATGAAATTGCCGACAAAGTAAAAAGAAGAGGACTGGTTATTATTATAAGTGACTTATTCGATGACCAGAAAGAAGTGCTGAGCGCCTTAAGACATTTCAAATATACAAAGAACGAAGTAATCGTTTTTCAGATTCTTGACCCTGTTGAGTTAAGCTTCTTATCAGGGAATCCTGTAACACTGAAGGATATGGAAACGCAGGAGGAAATGTTCAGCCAGCCTTTTGTTATCCAAAAGGCTTATCAGGAAGCTGTAAAAGAGTTTACAGATGTCTATAAAACTGAATGCGCTAAAAGCGATATTGATTATATAATGCTCTCTACCGAAAGTACATTCGATAAAGCTCTTATAAATTACCTCTCAAAAAGAATGAAGATGATGTAA
- a CDS encoding GWxTD domain-containing protein yields the protein MNTRARRNPSLFIAAIVLITLSYNFSFAQLKDKTLSNYTSVKELFYADPLVFYNNKDSANARLDFYLEIPYDGIQFKKSAAATKDLVSNLTYSIKVTSDLNQAVINETRDENISIPSADSKTYKDDSKFIVQSFPLKPGTYSAVVTLKDNNSKKELTKTYPFKVIDHSADEIFASDMMIVSNYEIEASGKKKITPSVNNNLGVLKDFYVFFEVYSAKTTNTDVSYTYFVTDSKNDPITLETNKYTLYPGVNKIIEKLSSEKIMIGDFKMEVKDNSSGKILISKNVTNRWTDFPVAIKDIDVAISQLQYIATSEEMDKLKSAKTNGEKEKKFIEFWKKKDPSPNTPRNELMIEYYNRIRIANERYSHYNDGWRTDMGMVYIIYGNPSNIDRHPFENQTKPYEVWDYYDINRQFVFVDDSGFGDYRLITPIYDDFRFR from the coding sequence ATGAATACCAGAGCACGAAGAAACCCCTCCTTATTTATTGCAGCAATAGTTTTAATTACCCTTAGTTATAATTTTTCTTTTGCGCAGTTAAAAGATAAAACCCTTTCCAATTATACCAGTGTAAAAGAATTATTTTACGCAGACCCTTTAGTTTTTTACAATAATAAGGATAGCGCAAATGCGCGTTTGGATTTCTATCTGGAAATTCCTTACGACGGCATACAGTTCAAAAAAAGCGCAGCCGCTACAAAGGACCTTGTTTCAAACCTGACATACAGCATTAAAGTAACGAGTGATTTAAATCAGGCAGTAATAAACGAAACCCGGGATGAAAACATTAGCATTCCCTCAGCTGATTCAAAAACATATAAAGATGATTCTAAATTTATTGTTCAGTCGTTTCCATTGAAACCGGGAACTTACTCCGCTGTTGTTACTCTTAAAGATAATAATTCGAAAAAGGAACTTACTAAAACTTATCCTTTTAAAGTTATTGACCACTCTGCCGATGAAATTTTTGCCAGTGATATGATGATAGTATCAAACTATGAAATTGAAGCAAGCGGAAAGAAAAAAATTACACCATCTGTAAATAACAATCTCGGAGTGCTGAAAGATTTTTATGTTTTTTTTGAAGTTTACAGCGCAAAAACAACTAATACGGATGTAAGTTATACTTACTTCGTCACCGATAGTAAAAATGATCCTATCACACTTGAAACGAATAAATATACTCTGTACCCCGGCGTTAATAAAATTATCGAGAAGCTTTCCTCAGAAAAAATAATGATTGGGGATTTTAAAATGGAAGTCAAAGATAATTCATCAGGAAAAATCTTGATTTCTAAAAACGTCACAAACCGCTGGACTGATTTTCCTGTAGCTATAAAAGATATCGATGTTGCCATAAGCCAGCTTCAATATATTGCAACCTCTGAAGAAATGGATAAATTAAAGAGCGCAAAAACAAACGGCGAAAAGGAAAAGAAGTTTATAGAATTCTGGAAAAAGAAAGACCCGTCACCAAATACGCCGCGAAATGAATTAATGATTGAATATTATAATAGAATCAGAATTGCCAATGAAAGATATTCTCATTACAACGATGGCTGGAGAACTGATATGGGAATGGTATATATCATTTACGGAAACCCGAGCAATATAGACAGACATCCGTTTGAAAATCAGACTAAGCCTTACGAAGTCTGGGACTATTATGATATAAACAGGCAGTTTGTATTTGTAGATGATTCGGGATTCGGAGATTACAGATTGATAACTCCGATTTATGACGATTTCAGATTCAGATAA
- the rimO gene encoding 30S ribosomal protein S12 methylthiotransferase RimO, protein MKVKKDKIKIITLGCSKNVVDSEFIMSQLKSNDIEIVEDERDSNTVLINTCGFIEAAKQESIDTILRAVDLKSKKKIDNVYVAGCLSDRYGIELEKEIPQVDRYFGATDKHQTVVDILNEIGVDYKSNLLGERILTGPNHFAYLKISEGCNNPCSFCAIPIMRGRHVSKPLQQILMEAQSLASKGVKELIIIGQDTTYWGFDTDNKRNVTLVLNELSKVKGIEWIRLMYAYPSRFPVDLIDTIKNTENICKYLDMPVQHISDNVLKSMRRGITNKTLMGLFDKLRTEIPDIALRTTFITGYPDETEKDFQQLLDFIKEFKFERLGVFPYSHEEGTTAFDIPDRIPMKEKLLRQKLLLDAQRENSLEANKNSIGKNYKVIVDREEEDYFIGRTYKDAPEIDQEVYINKDEKIKIGNFSEVKIYDSEEFDLFAEIV, encoded by the coding sequence TTGAAAGTTAAAAAAGACAAAATTAAGATAATAACGCTGGGATGCTCAAAGAATGTAGTAGATTCAGAGTTTATTATGAGCCAGCTGAAGTCAAACGATATTGAAATCGTTGAAGATGAAAGAGATTCCAATACAGTTTTAATAAACACATGCGGCTTTATTGAAGCTGCAAAGCAGGAATCGATTGATACAATCCTCAGAGCAGTTGACTTAAAATCAAAAAAGAAAATTGATAACGTTTACGTTGCAGGATGCCTCTCTGATAGATATGGGATTGAGCTTGAAAAGGAAATTCCGCAAGTTGACAGATACTTCGGCGCAACCGATAAACATCAGACCGTTGTAGATATACTAAATGAAATAGGAGTAGATTATAAAAGCAATCTTCTCGGTGAGAGAATTTTAACCGGACCAAATCACTTTGCATACTTGAAAATCAGTGAAGGATGTAACAATCCATGCTCATTCTGCGCTATTCCGATAATGCGGGGCAGACACGTTTCCAAACCTCTTCAGCAGATTTTGATGGAAGCACAGTCACTTGCTTCAAAAGGAGTTAAGGAGCTTATAATCATAGGACAGGACACAACTTACTGGGGGTTTGATACTGACAACAAAAGAAATGTAACACTCGTACTAAATGAACTGTCTAAAGTAAAGGGGATAGAATGGATTCGTCTTATGTATGCCTATCCTTCAAGATTCCCCGTTGATTTAATTGATACCATAAAGAACACGGAAAACATCTGTAAGTATCTTGATATGCCCGTTCAGCATATTTCCGATAACGTTTTGAAATCCATGAGACGCGGAATTACGAACAAGACTTTAATGGGATTGTTTGATAAATTGAGAACGGAAATTCCTGATATAGCGTTAAGAACAACTTTCATCACGGGATATCCCGATGAGACAGAAAAAGATTTTCAGCAGCTATTGGATTTTATAAAAGAGTTTAAGTTCGAGAGACTTGGCGTTTTCCCTTACTCACATGAAGAAGGAACAACTGCATTTGATATTCCTGACAGAATTCCGATGAAAGAAAAATTACTAAGACAGAAGTTACTTCTTGATGCCCAGAGAGAGAACTCACTCGAAGCAAATAAGAACAGCATTGGAAAAAATTACAAAGTAATTGTGGACAGGGAAGAAGAAGATTATTTCATAGGAAGAACTTACAAAGACGCGCCTGAAATTGACCAGGAAGTTTATATAAATAAAGACGAAAAAATTAAAATCGGGAATTTTTCGGAAGTAAAAATCTACGATTCGGAAGAGTTTGATTTATTCGCAGAAATAGTTTAA
- a CDS encoding DinB family protein, translating to MTNSIFSKQLQFLKHVVNLNLGEVSHEDSLTTAPNGGNSVNWLLGHMIVVRDGMMKALGLEPVANESLINLYQRGTDNVTAENANKLENLLEMYNRGSDEMIKRLEGDEVTDAEAVDTMTVLLFHEAYHAGQIGLFRRIMGKDSKIK from the coding sequence ATGACAAATTCAATTTTTTCAAAGCAGCTGCAGTTTTTAAAACACGTTGTAAACCTAAACCTAGGTGAAGTTTCACACGAAGACAGCCTTACAACAGCTCCAAACGGAGGCAATTCTGTTAACTGGCTACTTGGACATATGATAGTAGTAAGAGACGGAATGATGAAAGCGCTCGGCCTCGAGCCGGTAGCGAATGAATCATTAATAAACCTTTATCAAAGAGGAACCGACAATGTAACAGCAGAAAACGCAAATAAGCTGGAAAATCTGCTTGAGATGTATAACAGAGGAAGCGATGAAATGATAAAACGTCTTGAAGGCGACGAAGTGACTGATGCCGAAGCGGTTGATACTATGACTGTATTGTTATTCCACGAAGCATATCATGCAGGACAAATTGGCCTGTTCAGAAGAATAATGGGTAAAGATTCCAAAATAAAATAA
- a CDS encoding SprT-like domain-containing protein — protein MGDYTHPFKDKGHRITVNHDLNKYAFLITFIHELAHLTAYEKYKNRVAPHGKEWKEDFKNLMKPVLNEEVFPSDIITEIHSYFKNPTASSCTDVNLYRALRKYDNLNGYELLENIPEHSIFSLPDGRTFLKGRQLRKRFYCRLLPTNKNYFINPLAKVKLLSESIF, from the coding sequence ATGGGTGACTATACTCACCCATTTAAGGATAAAGGGCACAGAATAACGGTTAATCACGATCTGAACAAGTATGCTTTCCTGATTACGTTCATCCATGAGCTGGCGCACCTGACTGCCTATGAAAAATATAAGAACAGAGTCGCTCCCCATGGAAAAGAATGGAAAGAGGATTTTAAAAATTTAATGAAGCCTGTTTTAAACGAAGAAGTTTTTCCTTCCGATATAATTACGGAGATACATTCCTATTTCAAAAATCCCACTGCATCAAGCTGTACTGATGTAAATCTTTACCGCGCATTAAGGAAGTATGACAACCTGAACGGTTACGAGCTGCTTGAAAATATTCCCGAGCATTCCATCTTCTCTCTTCCCGACGGAAGAACATTTCTTAAAGGAAGGCAGTTAAGAAAAAGATTTTACTGCCGTCTTCTGCCGACAAATAAAAATTATTTCATCAATCCTCTTGCAAAAGTTAAGCTCCTAAGCGAGTCAATTTTTTAA
- a CDS encoding ATP-grasp domain-containing protein produces the protein MKLLSKINLDNKDYNIILAEVFSQVLCENNFFIKYFLRVALLYNVKKDSEEAVESKSQKDSKKDFSKYLNENLVKNYPERLDDTFAEWDSEETIDALKAAIETVGHEVTLIEADADAYDKLKNIRPEFVFNVAEGELGVSRESQFPAIMEMLDIPFTGSDSISIGICHDKSRCKEVLSYYNVPNSSFFITDNVNDVPSDLTYPRFVKPLHEGSSKGIFNSSVANNIEELKSEITRIKDCYDQPALVEDFLTGKEFTVALMGNGSDVRVLPIVEINLDAVPSDFNKIYSYEVKWFFDTRENQLDIFRCPANISDELYKAIEKVCKDAFKALRLRDWARMDVRLDRNGVPNIIEVNPLPGILPDPADNSCYPKAARNAGMDYNAMINAVLNEAVKRYSKEQK, from the coding sequence ATGAAATTACTTTCAAAAATAAATCTTGACAATAAAGATTATAATATTATATTAGCAGAAGTTTTTTCGCAAGTATTATGCGAAAATAATTTTTTTATAAAATATTTTTTGAGAGTAGCATTATTATATAACGTAAAGAAAGATTCAGAAGAAGCAGTTGAATCGAAATCTCAGAAAGACAGCAAGAAAGACTTCAGCAAGTATCTTAACGAGAACCTCGTAAAGAACTATCCTGAAAGACTTGATGACACTTTCGCCGAATGGGATTCCGAAGAAACTATCGATGCACTGAAAGCTGCCATAGAAACAGTCGGACATGAAGTTACTCTTATCGAAGCCGATGCTGACGCTTATGATAAACTAAAAAATATAAGACCTGAATTTGTATTCAACGTTGCCGAAGGCGAGCTTGGCGTATCACGCGAGTCGCAGTTTCCTGCAATAATGGAAATGCTCGATATACCATTCACAGGCAGCGATTCAATTTCCATAGGCATTTGTCACGATAAATCACGCTGCAAAGAAGTATTATCATACTATAACGTTCCGAACTCATCATTTTTTATCACAGACAACGTAAATGATGTTCCTTCTGACTTAACATATCCTAGATTCGTTAAGCCGCTCCATGAAGGCTCCTCTAAAGGAATTTTCAACTCATCTGTTGCAAATAACATAGAAGAACTTAAAAGCGAAATTACAAGAATAAAGGATTGTTACGACCAGCCTGCACTTGTTGAGGATTTTTTAACAGGAAAAGAGTTTACAGTCGCTTTAATGGGAAATGGCAGCGATGTCCGTGTTCTTCCTATCGTTGAAATAAATCTTGATGCAGTACCAAGTGACTTCAATAAAATTTATTCATACGAAGTGAAATGGTTCTTCGATACAAGAGAGAACCAGTTAGATATATTCAGATGTCCCGCAAATATTTCCGATGAATTATACAAAGCGATTGAAAAAGTCTGCAAAGATGCCTTTAAAGCGTTAAGACTTCGTGACTGGGCAAGAATGGATGTAAGATTGGACAGAAACGGAGTGCCGAACATAATTGAAGTAAATCCTTTACCCGGAATTTTACCTGACCCTGCAGATAACTCATGTTACCCGAAGGCAGCAAGAAACGCAGGAATGGATTACAATGCAATGATAAACGCAGTTTTGAACGAAGCAGTTAAAAGATATTCAAAGGAGCAGAAGTAA